In Lactiplantibacillus brownii, a single genomic region encodes these proteins:
- a CDS encoding thioredoxin family protein, protein MTLIKRVGKALAVIVVVLAVSGFAGHQYVNHVEKQRSVVTLAKHPKKVLFFYRDDCPDCQAIFHQIYWHNAINHNIVLINMNQPQNRHYIQKYQLTSVPTLIHGKQRYSGTNQQRIKQIVGD, encoded by the coding sequence GTGACCTTAATTAAACGCGTTGGTAAAGCCCTAGCGGTAATCGTGGTGGTTTTAGCCGTTAGCGGGTTTGCTGGTCATCAATATGTCAATCACGTAGAAAAGCAGCGATCAGTTGTGACTTTAGCTAAGCACCCTAAAAAAGTGTTGTTCTTCTATCGCGATGATTGCCCGGATTGCCAAGCTATTTTTCATCAGATTTATTGGCACAACGCAATTAATCACAACATCGTCTTGATTAACATGAACCAACCGCAGAATCGGCATTACATTCAAAAATATCAATTAACGTCAGTACCAACCTTGATCCATGGCAAGCAACGATACTCCGGTACCAACCAACAAAGGATTAAACAGATAGTAGGTGATTAG
- a CDS encoding CagC family type IV secretion system protein has protein sequence MSKYRKMKALATTGATAIYLGLMNAQVVFAADGGEVKSKLTQAGKTIQGILTGLVVLVGICVALFIIIKRMPDADDPREKSEVYHAVGRVAGLVALAAAIIWLLPWVYSLFT, from the coding sequence ATGTCAAAATACAGAAAAATGAAAGCGCTAGCAACTACTGGAGCTACTGCGATTTACTTGGGATTGATGAACGCTCAGGTTGTTTTTGCCGCGGACGGTGGCGAAGTTAAAAGTAAGCTCACCCAAGCTGGTAAGACAATTCAAGGTATTTTAACCGGGTTGGTCGTTTTAGTCGGGATTTGTGTGGCGCTATTTATTATTATCAAAAGAATGCCTGACGCAGACGATCCGCGAGAGAAATCAGAGGTTTATCACGCGGTTGGTCGGGTGGCTGGTTTAGTGGCCCTAGCGGCAGCGATTATCTGGCTATTACCTTGGGTTTACAGCCTATTCACTTAA
- the trsD gene encoding TrsD/TraD family conjugative transfer protein, protein MRLRKNKTANKSARLDWDYQPPKINGGKETIDDMSLVVGMYGNYEVTKTGNLVGILEVSGINLDLLNETEQQDVFEDYGAFLMSTLGEGVDDTLQFLEPTIPVNMTAYLNGLKRRYLALQKDHPEQQFKIQLIASYLDHFTKVQESKNMTTKQHLLIVKVPIKDKSVKSLNLAVTHLDEKIEQVKRDIENALTDFDVTAKVLTSQEVQEILKNLINFNG, encoded by the coding sequence ATGCGTTTGAGGAAGAACAAAACCGCCAATAAATCAGCCAGGCTAGATTGGGATTACCAACCGCCCAAAATCAATGGTGGCAAAGAAACCATTGATGACATGAGCTTGGTGGTGGGTATGTATGGTAATTACGAAGTTACCAAAACGGGTAATCTCGTTGGCATTTTGGAAGTTAGTGGGATCAACCTGGATCTACTTAATGAAACCGAACAGCAAGACGTCTTTGAGGACTATGGCGCCTTTCTCATGAGTACGTTAGGTGAAGGGGTTGATGACACCTTACAGTTCTTAGAGCCGACAATTCCCGTCAATATGACAGCTTATCTCAATGGTCTCAAACGGCGGTATCTCGCTTTACAAAAAGATCACCCCGAGCAACAGTTCAAAATCCAGCTCATAGCCAGTTATTTGGATCACTTTACTAAAGTCCAAGAATCCAAAAACATGACAACTAAGCAACATCTGCTAATCGTTAAGGTGCCAATTAAGGACAAAAGTGTTAAGAGCTTAAACCTAGCGGTCACTCATTTAGACGAAAAGATCGAACAGGTTAAACGGGATATTGAAAATGCGTTAACGGACTTTGATGTGACGGCCAAAGTTTTGACTAGTCAAGAAGTCCAAGAGATTTTAAAGAACTTGATCAATTTTAATGGATAG
- a CDS encoding SadB/YajI family lipoprotein, with translation MKRSVVLSIALGSLILIMSLGTNAYQHSQVKQAQQQISRLQKQKRQVNQQLTKANQQKQLLSTQIDSYKTYQNNKDKSQAELSFNTVVTKFFKVMNNFKPKTYGQRKDGVKDLISDKLYQQYFSNKGTYGDSNSVSAKLNQLNLYTQSKQGKNMKGLAVVSYESKSGNNDWQKATVLYQVTFDTTTDRITAVQNLGSSFKASDLN, from the coding sequence ATGAAGCGTAGCGTGGTTTTAAGTATTGCACTTGGTAGTTTGATCTTAATTATGTCATTAGGAACGAATGCCTATCAACATAGCCAAGTTAAGCAGGCGCAACAGCAGATTAGTCGGCTACAAAAACAGAAGCGCCAAGTTAACCAGCAATTGACTAAAGCCAACCAACAAAAGCAGTTATTGAGCACCCAAATTGACAGTTATAAGACCTACCAAAATAATAAAGACAAAAGTCAGGCTGAACTTAGCTTTAATACGGTAGTCACCAAGTTCTTTAAGGTCATGAACAACTTTAAGCCCAAGACCTACGGCCAGCGTAAAGATGGCGTGAAAGACTTGATTTCCGACAAGCTATATCAGCAATACTTTTCAAACAAAGGCACGTATGGTGATAGTAATAGTGTTTCAGCCAAGTTAAATCAACTGAACCTGTATACGCAAAGCAAGCAGGGGAAAAACATGAAGGGCTTGGCCGTCGTCAGTTATGAAAGTAAGAGTGGCAACAACGACTGGCAAAAGGCGACGGTGCTTTATCAAGTGACTTTCGATACCACCACGGATCGAATCACCGCGGTACAAAATTTAGGCAGCAGTTTTAAAGCGAGTGACCTTAATTAA
- a CDS encoding conjugal transfer protein TrbL family protein — MTNIIQSAISHFFEWLLSGLLDGLFNICKAIIDQANQSLPIVKTWYAIFLSFATSLVVVVVLGRIVMTILKEADESTDVTWANIIMDGIKSAAVIPVFVFLQGFIQGSITLPLLKYMFSSDQKFTAKSITGMNKVPGLKDVGISLPLQILFLLIFTVVTVVFFIKMCVFVADMAWYNLTIPLAAMSMATESFDYSGTWWKKYIYYNSSIISQVLCMSLSVWCFTNMAKYGFIAFIASIGFGFLVVKTPDAVKDFWASTGVTKSAGMGAMRMFQNYFRSH; from the coding sequence ATGACAAATATCATTCAATCAGCTATTTCACACTTCTTTGAATGGCTACTGTCTGGTTTGTTAGATGGTTTATTCAACATCTGCAAGGCCATTATTGACCAAGCCAATCAAAGCTTGCCCATTGTTAAAACATGGTATGCCATCTTCCTGTCTTTTGCGACATCGTTAGTAGTCGTGGTCGTCCTTGGGCGTATTGTGATGACAATTCTAAAAGAGGCAGACGAAAGTACAGATGTTACTTGGGCTAATATCATCATGGACGGGATTAAATCAGCGGCCGTGATCCCAGTTTTTGTGTTCTTACAGGGCTTTATTCAAGGCTCAATTACCTTACCCCTGTTAAAGTATATGTTTAGTTCTGATCAGAAATTTACTGCTAAATCAATTACCGGTATGAATAAAGTTCCTGGGTTAAAAGATGTTGGCATTTCGCTACCCTTACAGATTTTGTTTCTGCTCATCTTCACTGTCGTAACCGTCGTGTTCTTTATTAAAATGTGTGTGTTTGTGGCTGATATGGCTTGGTATAACCTGACAATTCCTTTAGCTGCAATGAGCATGGCGACTGAAAGCTTTGATTACAGTGGTACGTGGTGGAAGAAGTATATTTATTACAATTCCTCCATTATTAGCCAAGTGCTTTGTATGTCATTATCAGTATGGTGTTTTACTAATATGGCTAAATACGGGTTTATTGCGTTTATTGCTTCAATTGGTTTTGGCTTTCTGGTTGTCAAAACACCTGACGCCGTTAAAG
- a CDS encoding conjugal transfer protein — protein MSKSNQLLNIEVGTFKRQGNKLILELNHNQFRYDQLSELNELKEADANFLQLVNVVEQGQKVVLTYILPDKVRSLKDLPHENKAIRSAIAKEIMAQHVVNDSQYHIALNPANLWYYPMQHVWYAYRANELMPYDDKHSNLAKYKALILFCLTGTPYERLLSNPQEALAKHPDDYLQQVAKATSLNELTEVVNGIEDFVSYHEWQAVETAQQKTKQRLWLSMAGVAIVAVLAVGLVHKSDERKYQSLANQNQAQVTRLKYSGQIQTALNDQKWSEAQKDMQRAGYPATKQVNVFLKHGQYQQALNVDPSQLNKVVNATYANQDSSQVADWQLPTKATSKQKDQLKLEKAIVNYDTNTLNNQLSFTTNADVLLRMGQAFLAHNDTQDAQTVQTKLAGVNSPKAKYLKALLSLNAAKNEVSDAQKKLDDANKIDGSKDKDKDKKVDSAKSDLKNAQSDQSVAQKQVDQAKHKVGD, from the coding sequence ATGAGTAAATCAAACCAACTATTAAATATCGAGGTTGGGACATTCAAACGGCAAGGAAACAAGTTGATCCTAGAGCTTAATCACAATCAATTTCGATATGACCAGTTGAGTGAGCTAAACGAATTAAAGGAAGCTGATGCCAATTTCTTACAGTTGGTTAACGTGGTTGAGCAAGGCCAGAAGGTTGTTTTAACTTATATCTTGCCAGATAAAGTCAGATCATTAAAGGACTTGCCACATGAAAATAAGGCAATCCGGTCAGCGATTGCCAAGGAAATTATGGCGCAACATGTGGTTAACGATAGCCAGTATCACATTGCGTTGAATCCAGCCAACCTATGGTATTACCCAATGCAACATGTTTGGTACGCCTACCGGGCCAATGAACTCATGCCTTATGATGATAAACATAGCAATTTAGCCAAATACAAAGCACTGATTCTGTTTTGCTTGACGGGGACGCCCTATGAACGGCTACTAAGCAATCCCCAAGAAGCCTTGGCCAAACACCCGGACGACTATTTACAACAAGTAGCTAAAGCTACGTCGTTAAATGAGTTAACGGAAGTGGTTAACGGCATTGAGGACTTTGTGAGCTATCACGAATGGCAGGCAGTTGAAACGGCCCAGCAGAAAACCAAACAACGTTTATGGTTGAGTATGGCCGGGGTGGCGATTGTGGCCGTTTTGGCCGTCGGCTTAGTCCATAAAAGTGACGAACGAAAGTATCAAAGCTTAGCTAACCAGAACCAAGCCCAGGTCACGCGATTAAAATATAGCGGTCAAATTCAGACCGCTTTAAATGATCAAAAGTGGTCGGAAGCGCAAAAAGATATGCAACGGGCCGGCTACCCTGCAACTAAGCAAGTCAATGTCTTTTTAAAGCATGGTCAGTACCAGCAAGCCTTAAACGTTGACCCAAGTCAGTTGAACAAGGTTGTTAATGCGACTTATGCCAACCAAGATAGCAGTCAAGTGGCCGATTGGCAGTTACCAACTAAGGCGACGAGTAAGCAAAAAGATCAATTGAAACTCGAAAAAGCGATTGTTAATTATGATACCAATACGCTTAATAACCAATTATCCTTTACGACGAACGCTGATGTTTTATTGAGAATGGGACAAGCCTTCCTGGCCCATAACGATACGCAAGACGCCCAGACTGTCCAAACCAAGTTAGCCGGCGTGAACAGTCCTAAAGCTAAGTATTTAAAAGCCTTGTTAAGTCTCAATGCCGCTAAGAACGAAGTTAGCGACGCCCAGAAGAAGTTAGATGACGCCAACAAGATTGATGGCAGTAAAGATAAGGACAAAGACAAGAAGGTGGATTCGGCTAAGTCGGACTTAAAGAACGCGCAGAGTGACCAATCAGTAGCGCAAAAACAAGTCGATCAGGCCAAGCACAAAGTGGGTGATTAA
- a CDS encoding phage tail tip lysozyme: MQVLSFEYKKKKWKLIAYIVGGALLLIILLIAALTGQLQENSCDNSTTTETQLDSKSMTENAKNIYAHWKQKYGATPQAAAGILGVLQLESRLDPKSVNSSSGATGLAQWLGGRKDKLEDLAHKENKSATNLGVQLDYLDQELNSSYYASNKQIFKYTDVHKATKAWLMDYEGMSKDPEQWYLSQRYGYADHWYSVFGASDPVAGNTLDNASSGDLTELGCDSDPSYSGGSIVKNAESMKGDFYYVQTHPSPDLGSDLKNPNKTGGTDCSGFVWLALNKAGYKVPANMGWFTGTMVSDAKGSHQYLKQISENDAKAGDIVIVNQGVGAGNNGHTAILLGKWQGKATKIIEQGGVGDKVNESTFGTAFYSLLSGSDVTLARPIKK, translated from the coding sequence ATGCAGGTATTGTCATTTGAATATAAGAAAAAGAAGTGGAAATTGATTGCTTATATTGTGGGTGGCGCCCTTCTGCTAATCATCTTGCTAATTGCCGCGCTTACTGGTCAATTGCAAGAAAACAGTTGTGATAATTCAACCACCACAGAAACGCAATTAGATAGTAAGAGCATGACAGAAAATGCCAAAAATATCTATGCGCACTGGAAACAGAAGTATGGTGCCACGCCGCAAGCGGCGGCTGGTATCTTGGGGGTCTTACAACTAGAAAGTCGCCTTGATCCCAAGTCCGTTAATTCCAGTTCCGGGGCCACGGGCTTAGCCCAGTGGTTAGGTGGCCGAAAAGATAAGTTGGAGGACTTAGCCCACAAAGAAAACAAATCAGCAACCAATCTCGGCGTGCAGTTGGACTATCTCGATCAAGAATTGAACAGTAGTTACTATGCGTCAAACAAGCAGATCTTTAAGTATACGGACGTGCACAAAGCGACCAAAGCCTGGTTAATGGATTACGAGGGCATGAGTAAGGACCCGGAACAATGGTATCTAAGCCAAAGATACGGGTATGCCGATCACTGGTATTCCGTGTTCGGGGCGAGTGATCCCGTGGCCGGTAATACGTTAGACAATGCGAGTTCCGGTGATCTGACCGAGTTAGGTTGCGATAGTGACCCGAGCTATTCCGGCGGTAGTATCGTTAAAAACGCAGAAAGTATGAAAGGTGACTTCTATTATGTTCAAACCCACCCTAGCCCCGATTTAGGCAGTGATTTAAAGAATCCTAACAAAACCGGCGGAACCGATTGTTCCGGTTTTGTCTGGTTAGCCCTGAATAAGGCTGGTTACAAGGTACCCGCAAATATGGGCTGGTTTACCGGCACGATGGTCAGTGACGCCAAAGGCAGCCATCAATATCTGAAACAGATTAGTGAAAATGACGCGAAAGCCGGCGATATTGTGATCGTCAATCAAGGTGTGGGAGCCGGCAACAACGGGCATACTGCCATTCTGCTAGGAAAGTGGCAAGGCAAAGCCACCAAAATCATTGAACAAGGTGGCGTAGGCGACAAGGTTAACGAAAGCACCTTTGGCACCGCCTTTTATAGCTTACTAAGTGGTAGTGATGTAACGTTAGCTCGGCCAATCAAGAAGTAA
- a CDS encoding VirD4-like conjugal transfer protein, CD1115 family: MNGTILGIVDKRIVYQNNSTKPNRNIFVVGGPGSYKTQSVVITNLFNETENSIVVTDPKGELYEKTAGIKLAQGYQVHVVNFANMAHSDRYNPFDYIQRDIQAETVATKIVQSENAEGKKDVWFSTQRQLLKALILFVMNHRSPEQRNLAGVTQVLQENDVEAEEKGADSPLDTLFLDLTMTDPARRAYELGFKKAKGEMKASIIESLLATISKFVDKEVANFTSFSDFDLKEIGKAKVVLYVIIPVMDNTYESFINLFFSQLFDELYKLAADHHAKLPHQVDFILDEFVNLGKFPKYEEFLATCRGYGIGVTTICQTLTQLQALYGKDKAESILGNHAVKICLNAANDVTAKYFSDLLGKSTVKVETGSESTSHSKEESHSKSDSYSYTSRSLMTPDEIMRMPEDQSLLIFSNARPVKATKAFQFKLFPGADHLVNLSQNDYQGQPEASQETHFKNKVDKWNQTVKAQHQAKKDDQTTDDEEDKLQDNIDQELESRHKKMLG, translated from the coding sequence ATGAATGGGACGATTTTAGGGATCGTGGATAAACGGATTGTTTACCAGAATAACAGCACCAAACCCAATCGGAATATCTTTGTGGTTGGGGGACCTGGATCATATAAGACCCAATCAGTCGTCATTACCAACCTGTTTAACGAAACGGAGAACAGCATTGTCGTGACCGATCCGAAAGGTGAATTATACGAAAAGACGGCCGGTATCAAACTAGCCCAGGGTTATCAAGTACATGTCGTCAACTTTGCCAACATGGCGCATAGTGATCGCTACAATCCTTTTGATTATATTCAACGGGATATTCAAGCCGAAACCGTGGCAACAAAGATCGTGCAAAGTGAAAATGCCGAAGGTAAAAAAGACGTGTGGTTCAGTACCCAAAGACAGCTTTTGAAGGCTTTAATCCTGTTTGTCATGAACCACCGGTCACCAGAACAACGAAATTTGGCGGGCGTAACGCAGGTCTTACAAGAAAATGACGTTGAAGCCGAGGAAAAGGGTGCGGATAGTCCGCTAGATACCTTGTTTCTTGATCTAACTATGACTGATCCAGCGAGACGCGCTTATGAGTTAGGTTTCAAAAAGGCTAAAGGAGAAATGAAAGCCAGCATTATTGAAAGCCTGTTGGCGACCATTTCGAAGTTTGTTGACAAAGAAGTGGCCAATTTTACCAGCTTTTCAGACTTTGATTTAAAAGAGATTGGCAAAGCCAAAGTAGTACTGTATGTGATTATTCCGGTCATGGATAATACCTATGAAAGCTTCATCAATCTGTTTTTCTCACAATTGTTTGATGAATTATACAAACTAGCCGCCGATCATCACGCTAAATTGCCTCACCAAGTCGACTTTATCCTTGATGAATTTGTCAATTTAGGGAAGTTTCCCAAGTATGAGGAGTTCCTAGCAACGTGCCGGGGGTACGGCATTGGCGTGACGACCATTTGTCAAACCTTAACCCAGCTACAAGCCTTGTATGGCAAGGATAAGGCCGAGAGTATCTTAGGTAATCATGCCGTTAAAATTTGCTTGAATGCCGCTAATGACGTGACCGCTAAATACTTTAGTGATCTGTTAGGTAAATCAACCGTTAAAGTTGAAACGGGTAGTGAAAGTACCAGTCACAGCAAGGAAGAGAGCCATAGCAAGAGCGATAGTTATAGCTATACGAGCCGTTCGCTGATGACACCTGATGAAATTATGCGTATGCCCGAAGATCAGAGCTTATTAATCTTTAGTAATGCCCGACCAGTCAAAGCTACAAAAGCGTTCCAATTTAAACTATTTCCAGGAGCCGATCATTTGGTTAACTTGTCACAAAACGATTATCAAGGCCAACCAGAAGCCAGCCAGGAAACCCACTTTAAGAATAAGGTAGATAAGTGGAATCAGACAGTTAAAGCACAGCACCAAGCCAAAAAAGACGATCAAACAACCGATGACGAAGAAGACAAATTGCAGGATAATATCGATCAAGAATTAGAGTCTAGACATAAGAAAATGCTTGGATAA
- a CDS encoding VirB4 family type IV secretion system protein, producing MSFGDKVIDLFMPTKKESNQGDSGQTGSKPKPEVEDFTKLIDRDSLHSLFPFSWEQYPTYVQSGENFIRVLAIADYPKRVYGNWLSELKRKKGVIDIVQYIDSASNNSMITYYKKTIQNKEAQKLNTFDPYKKKILQNYIDSANMQLDKYLDNSTTFVYQHMLIYLRANSLAELDDLTENVKNTLIKLQMKPLVPVKATFQAFWSTMPINENLMGDYTYKESNTEVASSMFPFDDAEILDLKPRSDIEGVNKDTNSLIAVDMLDRNKTLNQNQVIIGTSGVGKTTYMIQKILRYAIQDYQLYIIDPENEYTKIVEALGGAVLHLTSNAKYKINPLQIFSEEILSADEAVTNLDLLVKDKIQRLKGFFEVLKTGITQVELAILDDVVKQAYVNSGVLKYSRLKEIKDDQWPTLSNVYDELEKLADKDADKFSRVKDFYYILGSYTHGSNSLFDGHTNVNLKGKIISFDLKPLQSEQEVQSAAYLNTFQYLWDEITKDRHSRKKLFVDEFHFLTLHKAAATFFHQAYKRFRKYNAGAIAGTQQIQDVIEGTTDTGQNIGEAIIGNSYTKVFFGLDGKGVDDVITKLRMTFSDKEKKLLERRRQGEALMIYGSQRAFMKVELTEEELRLIDPEAYQEKYNRETAGQPDYQKRVALTPSEIDALTTTEEEGGTLNE from the coding sequence ATGAGTTTTGGTGATAAGGTCATTGATTTATTTATGCCAACTAAAAAAGAAAGTAATCAAGGCGACAGCGGCCAAACGGGTAGTAAGCCCAAACCGGAGGTTGAAGACTTTACCAAGCTGATTGATCGCGATAGCTTGCATTCACTATTTCCGTTTAGCTGGGAACAGTACCCCACCTACGTTCAATCGGGAGAGAATTTTATTCGGGTGTTAGCGATTGCTGACTATCCCAAACGGGTGTATGGCAACTGGCTATCAGAGTTAAAGCGCAAAAAGGGCGTTATCGATATTGTGCAATATATCGACAGCGCCAGTAACAATTCAATGATTACCTATTACAAGAAGACGATTCAAAATAAGGAAGCGCAGAAGTTAAATACGTTCGACCCGTATAAAAAGAAGATTCTGCAAAATTATATTGATTCAGCCAACATGCAACTAGATAAATACCTCGATAATTCTACCACATTTGTGTACCAACATATGCTCATTTATCTGCGGGCCAACAGTTTAGCAGAACTAGATGACTTAACCGAAAACGTCAAGAATACGTTGATTAAACTACAAATGAAGCCCCTAGTGCCCGTTAAAGCAACCTTTCAAGCTTTCTGGTCAACCATGCCAATTAACGAGAACCTCATGGGGGATTACACCTATAAAGAAAGTAATACCGAAGTCGCCAGTAGCATGTTTCCCTTTGACGACGCGGAGATTTTGGACTTGAAGCCTAGATCTGATATTGAAGGAGTTAACAAAGATACCAACAGCTTAATTGCCGTAGATATGCTGGATCGCAACAAGACCCTAAATCAAAATCAAGTGATTATCGGGACCTCGGGGGTCGGCAAGACCACCTATATGATTCAGAAAATCCTACGCTACGCCATTCAAGACTATCAACTCTACATTATTGATCCAGAAAATGAATATACCAAAATTGTCGAAGCCCTGGGTGGCGCAGTCTTGCACCTAACTTCTAATGCTAAGTACAAAATTAACCCGCTACAAATTTTCTCCGAAGAAATCCTAAGCGCCGATGAAGCGGTCACAAACCTTGATTTACTAGTTAAAGATAAAATTCAGCGATTAAAGGGGTTCTTTGAAGTCCTTAAAACCGGGATTACCCAAGTTGAACTGGCAATCCTTGATGATGTCGTTAAACAAGCTTACGTCAACAGTGGTGTTTTGAAATACAGCCGCTTAAAAGAGATTAAAGACGATCAGTGGCCGACCTTATCCAATGTTTATGACGAGTTGGAGAAACTGGCTGATAAGGACGCAGACAAGTTCAGTCGGGTTAAAGACTTCTACTACATCTTAGGCAGCTATACCCATGGTTCTAATAGCCTATTTGACGGGCACACCAACGTTAACCTAAAGGGGAAAATCATTTCTTTTGATTTAAAACCGCTACAAAGTGAACAGGAAGTCCAATCAGCGGCTTATCTGAATACCTTCCAGTATTTGTGGGACGAAATCACCAAAGATCGGCATAGCCGCAAGAAATTGTTTGTCGATGAATTTCACTTTTTGACTTTGCACAAAGCGGCCGCCACCTTTTTCCATCAAGCATACAAACGTTTTAGAAAATACAATGCCGGGGCCATTGCCGGAACGCAGCAAATTCAAGATGTGATTGAAGGCACGACAGATACCGGGCAGAACATTGGTGAAGCCATTATTGGGAACTCCTACACCAAAGTGTTCTTTGGTCTTGACGGTAAAGGCGTTGATGATGTGATTACCAAATTGCGTATGACGTTCTCGGATAAAGAAAAGAAGCTACTAGAACGTCGTAGACAAGGCGAAGCTCTGATGATCTATGGTAGCCAACGCGCCTTTATGAAAGTTGAATTGACCGAAGAAGAACTACGATTAATCGACCCCGAAGCTTACCAAGAGAAATACAACCGTGAGACAGCCGGGCAACCGGATTATCAAAAGCGCGTGGCCTTAACCCCCAGTGAAATTGACGCTTTAACTACCACCGAAGAGGAAGGGGGGACTTTAAATGAGTAA